One Parageobacillus sp. KH3-4 genomic region harbors:
- a CDS encoding diguanylate cyclase, with protein MMHIKKYAKTYVLFVLLLGLFLFLVESNFVTQSLEDWVFIYMLSGSIILLNKFLIHLPPKDNSFSMDSAIYLAVMFLHDIDLVMNVLLISSVIEFLYKRKMVWWKHLFNFSMYSIMIVGAYYSFLFSGGHIGEINTQNLLPYMISLVVYFSLNICLMFLFFIFFDRIFKGTFDLGVLLESAIGYCVTLLLSLVLAILLNEKQYFGLFLFTVLVVILSAVFRKFLYLYQEVSERANRDHLTRLYNHGYFKEMLNEQFHDAKKLKQPFTLALLDLDDFKKYNDRNGHLQGDKLLQFFGELLKKAVDGTDFVAARYGGEEFAILMPSTTKEEAFSFLDRLRKEINDTYFFGVEHVPYRCLSFSCGIAEMERSMYDSGELIHKADQALYYAKAQGKNNVQVYEEHNICFDEIKFKENLDTLEQQVKFFLSKDVYTYRHSKRVFKYASEFSQMLDLTDHERQTLVLGALIHDIGKIEVPRDILNKEGKLERHEWEIVKKHVTWGKEIIAAEKQFDDLIPLVELHHERYDGKGYPYGLKGEEIPKLVRILCIIDSFDAMTTERPYQRTKTFEEAVSEIMRCAGTQFDPFYAKLFTEFIQEKYLSRVQKQTEKYHDNEAVQ; from the coding sequence ATGATGCATATCAAAAAATATGCAAAAACATATGTACTATTTGTTTTGTTGTTAGGTTTATTTTTATTTTTAGTAGAAAGTAATTTTGTCACTCAATCCCTAGAGGATTGGGTTTTCATTTATATGTTATCCGGATCTATTATTTTACTAAACAAGTTTTTAATTCATCTTCCTCCAAAGGATAATTCGTTTTCGATGGATTCGGCGATTTATTTAGCAGTGATGTTTTTACATGACATTGATTTAGTGATGAATGTTTTACTTATTAGCAGCGTTATTGAATTTCTTTACAAGCGTAAAATGGTATGGTGGAAGCACCTTTTTAATTTTTCCATGTATTCCATTATGATTGTCGGTGCCTATTATTCATTTTTGTTTTCCGGTGGGCATATTGGTGAAATAAATACCCAAAATTTGCTTCCGTATATGATTAGCTTGGTCGTCTATTTTAGTCTAAATATTTGTTTAATGTTTTTATTTTTTATCTTTTTTGATCGCATATTTAAAGGAACTTTTGATTTAGGAGTTTTATTGGAATCAGCTATTGGCTATTGCGTTACGTTATTACTATCACTTGTTTTAGCGATTTTATTAAATGAAAAACAGTATTTTGGTTTGTTTTTATTTACTGTTTTAGTTGTCATTTTATCAGCGGTGTTTCGTAAGTTTCTTTATTTATATCAGGAAGTATCAGAGCGAGCTAATAGAGATCATTTAACAAGGCTTTATAATCATGGTTATTTTAAAGAGATGTTGAATGAACAGTTTCATGATGCAAAAAAATTGAAACAGCCGTTTACTCTTGCTTTATTAGATTTAGATGATTTTAAAAAATATAACGACCGCAACGGCCATCTGCAAGGGGACAAGCTGCTGCAGTTTTTCGGCGAGCTGCTAAAAAAAGCGGTGGACGGAACAGACTTTGTAGCGGCGCGGTATGGCGGCGAGGAGTTTGCCATTTTAATGCCCAGTACAACAAAGGAAGAAGCGTTTTCGTTTTTGGACCGATTGCGGAAAGAAATAAACGATACATACTTTTTTGGGGTGGAGCATGTTCCTTACCGCTGCCTTTCGTTTTCTTGCGGGATTGCCGAAATGGAAAGAAGCATGTATGACAGCGGTGAGTTAATTCATAAAGCAGATCAGGCGCTTTATTACGCAAAAGCACAAGGGAAAAATAATGTACAAGTATATGAAGAACATAACATTTGCTTTGATGAAATAAAGTTTAAAGAAAACCTTGATACGCTTGAACAGCAAGTCAAATTTTTTTTATCAAAAGACGTTTATACGTATCGTCATAGTAAGCGGGTATTCAAATATGCCTCCGAATTTAGCCAAATGCTTGATTTAACCGACCATGAAAGACAAACGCTCGTTTTAGGGGCGTTAATTCATGATATTGGAAAAATCGAAGTGCCACGGGATATTTTAAATAAAGAAGGAAAATTGGAACGGCATGAATGGGAAATCGTGAAGAAACATGTAACGTGGGGAAAAGAAATAATAGCAGCGGAAAAACAGTTTGATGATTTGATTCCGTTAGTAGAACTTCATCATGAACGGTATGACGGAAAGGGATATCCATACGGACTAAAAGGAGAAGAAATTCCAAAGCTTGTTCGTATTTTATGTATTATTGACTCGTTTGATGCGATGACGACAGAACGGCCATACCAACGCACGAAAACGTTTGAAGAGGCAGTATCCGAAATTATGCGTTGCGCAGGCACTCAGTTCGACCCCTTTTACGCTAAATTATTTACAGAGTTTATTCAAGAAAAATACTTATCGCGTGTGCAAAAACAGACGGAGAAATATCATGATAACGAAGCTGTCCAATGA
- the pfkB gene encoding 1-phosphofructokinase, with protein sequence MIYTCTLNPSVDYIVHVDEFRVGELNRAVKTLAFPGGKGINVSRVLKRLGVESTALGFIGGFTGAFIIEQLQNENIACDFVEVPGNTRINVKLKSGTETEINGQGPMIEPKYEEALIQKMQALTEDDVVVLAGSVPSSLSPDIYEKIIDEAKKGKAKVVVDTSGPALKQLLARKPFLAKPNHKELAELFETSFHSKDEIMVYGRRLVELGVENVIVSMAGNGAFYFNKEMTLFAKAPKGTVKNSVGAGDSMVAGFLAAYTSGKSLEEAFAYSVASGSATAFSEDLCTKDRVEQLVCEVNVKRF encoded by the coding sequence ATGATTTATACATGCACGTTAAACCCATCTGTTGATTATATCGTTCATGTTGACGAATTTCGCGTTGGCGAATTAAACCGTGCGGTGAAAACGTTGGCATTCCCCGGTGGAAAAGGGATCAATGTCTCGCGTGTGCTCAAGCGGCTTGGTGTAGAGAGCACGGCGTTAGGGTTTATCGGCGGATTTACCGGTGCGTTTATTATCGAACAATTGCAAAACGAAAACATTGCCTGCGATTTTGTCGAGGTGCCGGGAAATACGCGCATTAATGTGAAGCTAAAGTCGGGGACAGAGACGGAAATTAACGGTCAAGGGCCGATGATTGAGCCGAAATATGAAGAAGCATTAATCCAAAAAATGCAAGCTTTAACCGAAGACGATGTGGTTGTCCTTGCGGGAAGTGTGCCGTCTTCCTTGTCTCCGGACATTTATGAGAAAATCATCGACGAAGCGAAAAAAGGGAAAGCAAAAGTCGTTGTCGATACAAGCGGCCCGGCGCTAAAACAGCTGCTTGCGCGGAAGCCATTTTTGGCAAAACCAAACCATAAAGAATTAGCGGAGCTATTCGAGACAAGCTTTCATTCGAAAGATGAGATCATGGTTTATGGCCGCCGGTTAGTAGAATTGGGAGTGGAAAATGTCATCGTATCGATGGCGGGAAATGGTGCTTTCTATTTTAACAAAGAAATGACGCTGTTTGCCAAGGCGCCGAAAGGAACGGTAAAAAATTCCGTTGGTGCCGGTGATTCGATGGTGGCAGGATTTCTTGCCGCATATACAAGCGGCAAAAGCTTGGAAGAAGCATTTGCTTATAGTGTCGCGTCTGGAAGCGCAACGGCGTTTTCCGAAGATTTATGCACGAAAGACCGTGTCGAACAGCTAGTGTGTGAAGTAAATGTTAAGCGTTTTTAA
- a CDS encoding ATP-binding protein, producing the protein MLSILKDFLLNLFFILIPIFIVPIWIEEKNIPKHIKHHLLTVCFALVIVLCITIPVGSDREFIFDLRQIPLWLGSLYKGAATSVFLCFVTIGYCSLFGGTGFLVTAITSLFIMVTGIALAKKFLALSSKHRVLLAAALCTFSGILSIILAQMFHRIPSSSDISLAYLSVQPICMLITCSLKEMIYKNMALRKRIIRAEKMEAVSHLAASISHEIRNPLTAARGFMQLLEQHHLSPEKRKQYVRIAIEELDRAEAIITDYLTFAKPAPESIEKLNVKTEIERVIDLLRPLANMNSVEVKTTLAPFTITGEREKFRQCLLNIMKNAIEAMPNGGVLQVYVSIEKQHVLIRISDTGIGMTKEQIERLGEPYFTTKGIKGTGLGMMVVYRIIESMNGMIHIESEIHKGTEVSIYLPLSSDFHNLKNEEKKLFMAL; encoded by the coding sequence ATGCTTAGTATTTTAAAAGATTTTTTGCTTAATTTGTTCTTTATTCTTATTCCGATTTTTATCGTTCCAATATGGATAGAAGAAAAGAATATTCCTAAACATATCAAGCATCATTTGCTTACTGTTTGTTTCGCACTCGTCATTGTCTTATGTATTACCATCCCCGTCGGTTCAGACAGGGAATTCATTTTCGACTTGCGACAAATACCGCTTTGGTTAGGGAGTTTATATAAAGGTGCAGCGACGAGCGTGTTTTTATGTTTTGTGACAATCGGTTATTGTTCTTTGTTTGGCGGGACTGGTTTTCTCGTTACTGCCATTACTTCATTGTTCATTATGGTGACAGGCATTGCATTGGCGAAAAAATTTCTCGCGCTGTCATCTAAACATCGCGTATTGCTTGCCGCTGCGCTGTGCACTTTTTCCGGCATTTTATCTATCATCCTTGCGCAAATGTTCCACCGCATTCCATCATCCTCTGACATTTCTCTTGCATACTTGTCCGTTCAGCCGATATGTATGCTCATTACTTGTTCATTAAAAGAAATGATATATAAAAACATGGCGTTGCGGAAACGAATCATCCGTGCGGAAAAAATGGAAGCGGTAAGCCACTTGGCCGCATCCATTTCCCACGAAATACGAAATCCGCTAACTGCCGCGCGCGGCTTTATGCAACTGTTGGAACAACACCACCTTTCTCCCGAAAAACGAAAGCAATATGTACGAATCGCAATTGAAGAGTTGGATAGAGCTGAAGCGATCATTACCGATTATTTAACGTTTGCAAAACCCGCTCCGGAATCGATAGAAAAACTGAATGTCAAAACAGAAATTGAACGTGTTATCGACCTTTTGCGCCCGCTTGCCAACATGAACAGCGTAGAAGTAAAAACAACGTTAGCTCCGTTTACGATAACGGGAGAGCGTGAAAAATTCCGCCAATGCTTGCTTAATATTATGAAAAACGCCATCGAAGCAATGCCAAACGGCGGTGTGCTGCAAGTTTACGTCTCCATCGAAAAACAGCACGTGCTCATTCGCATTTCTGACACGGGAATCGGCATGACGAAGGAACAAATCGAACGTCTAGGAGAACCATATTTTACAACCAAAGGCATTAAAGGCACCGGCCTTGGGATGATGGTCGTATATCGTATTATCGAATCGATGAATGGAATGATTCATATTGAAAGTGAAATACATAAAGGAACGGAAGTATCGATTTATCTTCCGCTTTCATCCGATTTTCACAATTTGAAAAATGAGGAAAAAAAGTTATTTATGGCACTATAA
- a CDS encoding MBL fold metallo-hydrolase, producing the protein MKRYENLDGVSTKKTFADFRRWQKERRSKRKDLSYQVPHADPPQYPLLHTNRYRTLLSWVGHSTFVIQLNGITIVTDPVWATRMGTAKRLTKPGIAPDEMPEVDVVLISHGHYDHLHFPSIRQLKGTPHMFVPVGLGRLFRRKGYKQVTEFAWWEEQSFNGVTFTFVPAQHWTRRTLWDMNTSHWGGWVMQAKEKPTIYFAGDSGYFRGFREIGERFAIDYALLPIGAYEPEWFMGPQHVTPEEAVQAFFDCQADYFVPMHYGAFRLADDTPKEALDRLFAEWKRRGLDESRLKCLKLGEVLDCDIR; encoded by the coding sequence ATGAAGAGGTACGAAAACTTAGACGGTGTTTCAACCAAAAAAACGTTTGCCGATTTCCGCCGCTGGCAAAAGGAACGGAGAAGCAAAAGGAAAGATTTATCCTATCAAGTTCCCCATGCCGACCCGCCGCAATATCCGCTTCTTCACACAAACCGTTATCGCACATTGCTGTCTTGGGTCGGGCATTCTACGTTTGTCATTCAATTAAACGGCATCACCATCGTCACCGATCCGGTATGGGCAACGCGCATGGGAACAGCAAAGCGGCTTACGAAACCTGGCATTGCGCCGGATGAAATGCCTGAAGTCGATGTCGTGCTTATTTCTCATGGGCACTATGATCATTTGCATTTTCCGAGCATCCGCCAATTGAAAGGAACGCCGCACATGTTCGTTCCCGTCGGGCTTGGCCGTTTATTCCGGCGAAAAGGGTATAAGCAAGTGACGGAATTCGCATGGTGGGAGGAGCAATCATTTAATGGTGTCACCTTTACGTTTGTTCCCGCGCAGCATTGGACAAGACGGACATTGTGGGATATGAATACATCCCACTGGGGCGGCTGGGTGATGCAAGCGAAGGAAAAACCGACGATCTACTTTGCCGGCGATAGCGGCTATTTCCGCGGATTCCGTGAGATTGGCGAACGCTTTGCGATCGATTACGCGCTTCTGCCGATCGGCGCATATGAACCGGAATGGTTTATGGGGCCGCAGCATGTCACTCCCGAAGAAGCGGTACAAGCCTTTTTTGATTGCCAGGCAGACTATTTTGTTCCAATGCACTATGGCGCATTTCGCCTCGCCGACGATACTCCAAAAGAAGCGCTTGACCGTTTGTTTGCCGAATGGAAGCGGCGCGGCTTAGACGAAAGCAGATTGAAATGTTTAAAGCTTGGTGAAGTGCTTGATTGTGATATACGTTAA
- a CDS encoding permease, with protein MTKTFLQLNTIFISILIEALPFVVLGVFISGIIQMFVTEEMVEKWMPKNKVLAVICATLIGALFPACECGIVPITRRLVAKGVPLYAAIPFMLTGPVINPIVLFSTYIAFGSSWTMVLYRSIFACIVAIIIGFIISVQYKDSQLRKEETIHTVLPKSWKEKWIGTLQHTIDEFFTTGKYLIIGAFFASVMQTYVKTSTLLAVGQGKVSSILVMMALAFVLSLCSEADAFIASSFQNTFPFGALAAFLVYGPMLDIKNTLMLLQSFKTRFVLVLIMYITIFVFIGSLFI; from the coding sequence ATGACGAAGACATTTCTTCAGCTAAATACGATATTTATTAGTATTTTAATAGAAGCGCTGCCGTTTGTTGTACTCGGTGTGTTCATTTCAGGGATTATTCAAATGTTTGTAACGGAAGAAATGGTCGAAAAATGGATGCCGAAAAATAAAGTGTTGGCTGTCATCTGTGCAACGTTGATAGGAGCGTTATTTCCTGCCTGCGAATGCGGGATCGTTCCAATTACGCGAAGATTGGTAGCAAAAGGAGTGCCTTTGTATGCGGCAATACCGTTTATGTTAACGGGGCCTGTCATTAATCCGATTGTATTATTTTCGACGTATATTGCATTTGGAAGCAGTTGGACGATGGTTTTATATCGGTCCATTTTTGCTTGTATCGTCGCGATCATCATCGGTTTCATCATATCCGTGCAATATAAAGATAGCCAGTTGCGAAAGGAAGAAACGATTCATACCGTTTTGCCAAAATCGTGGAAAGAAAAATGGATCGGGACGTTGCAACATACGATCGATGAATTTTTTACGACAGGCAAATATTTGATTATTGGCGCGTTTTTTGCGTCGGTGATGCAAACGTATGTGAAAACATCGACATTGCTTGCGGTTGGCCAAGGAAAAGTGTCTTCCATTCTTGTCATGATGGCGCTTGCCTTTGTGCTATCATTATGTTCAGAAGCGGATGCGTTTATTGCTTCGTCGTTCCAAAATACGTTCCCGTTTGGGGCGCTCGCAGCCTTTCTTGTATATGGACCGATGCTGGATATCAAAAATACGTTGATGCTGTTGCAGTCGTTTAAGACCCGCTTTGTACTTGTGCTTATTATGTATATTACGATATTTGTGTTTATCGGTTCGTTGTTCATTTAA
- the map gene encoding type I methionyl aminopeptidase, which yields MIHVKTEREIKLMHEAGKLLAACHQEIARLIKPGITTMEIDRFVETFLAKHGAKPEQKGYRGYPYATCASINDEICHGFPRNEPLKNGDIVTIDFVVNLHGALADSAWTYAVGDVSEEVKKLLYVTEQSLYKGIEQAVVGNRIGDIGHAIQTYVEANGFSVVRDFTGHGIGPTIHEEPYIPHFGEKGKGLRLKEGMVITIEPMVNVGAWQSKMDNNGWTARTVDGSYSAQYEHTIAITKNGPLILTALS from the coding sequence ATGATTCATGTGAAAACAGAAAGAGAAATAAAATTAATGCACGAAGCAGGAAAGTTATTGGCAGCTTGCCATCAAGAAATCGCCCGGCTCATCAAGCCGGGAATTACCACAATGGAGATTGACCGTTTTGTAGAAACATTTTTAGCAAAACATGGGGCCAAGCCGGAACAAAAAGGATATCGAGGCTATCCTTACGCAACATGCGCTTCCATCAACGATGAAATTTGCCACGGATTTCCGCGCAATGAACCATTAAAAAACGGAGATATCGTAACGATCGATTTTGTTGTAAACCTGCATGGAGCGCTTGCTGATTCCGCATGGACATATGCGGTTGGAGATGTAAGCGAAGAAGTAAAAAAATTGCTTTATGTGACGGAACAATCTCTATACAAAGGGATTGAACAAGCAGTTGTTGGCAATCGCATTGGGGATATCGGCCATGCGATTCAAACATACGTCGAAGCAAACGGCTTTTCCGTCGTCCGCGATTTTACCGGGCACGGAATTGGACCGACGATTCACGAAGAACCGTATATTCCTCACTTCGGTGAAAAAGGAAAAGGGTTGCGTCTCAAAGAAGGAATGGTTATTACGATTGAACCGATGGTAAATGTCGGCGCATGGCAAAGCAAAATGGACAATAACGGCTGGACAGCAAGAACGGTCGACGGTTCCTATTCCGCGCAATATGAACATACGATCGCGATTACGAAAAACGGCCCGCTTATTTTGACGGCGCTTTCCTAA
- a CDS encoding DeoR/GlpR family DNA-binding transcription regulator: protein MLTEERHRTILELLAEKEVVKLQELVEATNSSESTIRRDLTQLEKEKKLRRIHGGATLLQKKREELSVLEKSTKHRQEKKRIAEYAASLVQNGDCIYLDAGTTTFEMIPHLHGKDIVVVTNGIMHLDMLLEYDIPTYLLGGFVKKKTKALIGRGALQALQSYSFDKCFIGANGVHYEYGYTTPDPEEAMIKHTAIQLSQKAYVLADHSKLNESAFAKIAELHEAVLITDELAEEWLEPYKAKTAVEVVTK, encoded by the coding sequence TTGCTCACAGAAGAACGCCACCGTACTATATTGGAACTTCTCGCAGAAAAAGAAGTAGTGAAGCTGCAAGAACTAGTCGAAGCGACCAATTCGTCGGAGTCAACAATTCGCCGTGATTTGACGCAGTTGGAAAAAGAGAAAAAATTGCGGCGCATTCACGGTGGCGCAACATTGCTACAAAAGAAGCGGGAAGAATTAAGCGTCTTAGAAAAATCAACAAAACATAGACAAGAAAAGAAACGGATTGCCGAGTATGCGGCAAGCCTTGTGCAAAACGGCGATTGCATTTATTTGGACGCTGGAACAACGACGTTCGAAATGATTCCACATCTGCATGGCAAAGATATCGTTGTCGTCACGAATGGTATTATGCATCTAGATATGCTTTTAGAATATGACATTCCGACATATTTGCTCGGCGGCTTTGTGAAAAAGAAAACGAAAGCGCTTATTGGCCGCGGTGCGCTGCAGGCATTGCAAAGCTACAGCTTTGATAAATGTTTTATCGGCGCAAACGGCGTTCACTATGAATATGGATATACAACACCTGACCCGGAAGAGGCGATGATAAAACATACGGCGATACAGCTATCCCAAAAGGCGTATGTGCTTGCCGACCATTCTAAACTTAATGAAAGCGCATTTGCGAAAATTGCTGAACTCCATGAAGCGGTGTTGATTACAGATGAATTAGCTGAAGAATGGCTAGAACCATACAAAGCAAAAACAGCAGTAGAGGTTGTGACAAAATGA
- a CDS encoding TIGR03943 family protein, whose translation MVRMYILLGFSFLFFHLYITGEISKYINMRYSYLSFSAIFVFAFLTIVQLIFASRKEKHEHCHDDLCCHDHKEQARWKRVANYMIFIFPIVSALLLPVATLDSDMVKAKGFHIRGFATKSDDPFVQRQFLRPDTSIYYGADDYDDLMRKELKKFSKTSHLVLNAENYLSAMETIYQFPGQFDDRDVEFDGFVYHDETTKKTQLFVLRFGIIHCVADSGVYGLLTEFPDNPHLANDEWIHVKGKLSTIYYQPYNATIPYVKVKSWHKIGEPKEPYVFRKYDQ comes from the coding sequence ATGGTGCGAATGTATATTTTGCTTGGTTTTTCGTTTTTGTTTTTTCATTTATATATTACTGGGGAAATTAGCAAATATATTAATATGCGCTATTCTTACTTGTCATTCAGCGCCATTTTCGTATTCGCTTTTTTGACTATCGTCCAGCTTATTTTCGCCAGCCGCAAAGAGAAACATGAACATTGCCACGATGATTTATGTTGCCACGACCATAAGGAGCAAGCGCGATGGAAACGGGTCGCCAATTATATGATATTTATTTTTCCAATTGTATCCGCGTTGCTTCTTCCAGTAGCGACGCTTGATTCAGATATGGTGAAAGCGAAAGGCTTTCATATAAGGGGGTTCGCGACAAAAAGCGATGACCCGTTTGTCCAACGGCAATTTTTACGTCCGGATACAAGCATTTATTACGGAGCCGATGACTACGACGACTTGATGAGAAAGGAACTGAAAAAATTTTCAAAAACATCACACCTCGTATTGAATGCGGAGAATTATTTAAGTGCGATGGAAACGATCTATCAATTCCCGGGTCAGTTTGATGATCGAGACGTCGAATTTGACGGGTTTGTCTATCATGATGAGACGACGAAAAAAACACAGCTGTTTGTTCTTCGCTTTGGCATTATCCACTGTGTGGCCGATTCGGGGGTGTACGGGCTTTTAACGGAGTTTCCCGACAATCCTCATTTAGCGAATGATGAGTGGATTCATGTGAAAGGAAAGCTCTCCACCATTTATTATCAGCCGTATAATGCGACAATTCCTTATGTGAAGGTCAAATCGTGGCATAAAATCGGTGAACCGAAAGAACCATACGTATTTCGAAAGTATGACCAATAG
- a CDS encoding secondary thiamine-phosphate synthase enzyme YjbQ: protein MLQSFTIQTTKRDEMVDITSFVEQTVRQSGVTEGFAIVYCPHTTAGITINENADPDVKRDMMRRFDETYPWEHPLDRHMEGNTAAHMKASTVGASQHVIITNGKLLLGRWQGIYFCEYDGPRRRTFYVKVVEG, encoded by the coding sequence ATGTTGCAATCATTCACAATTCAAACGACAAAGCGCGATGAGATGGTGGACATCACTTCGTTCGTTGAACAAACGGTTCGCCAATCGGGAGTGACAGAAGGATTTGCCATTGTTTATTGCCCTCATACAACCGCGGGAATTACGATCAACGAAAACGCCGATCCTGATGTGAAGCGGGATATGATGCGCCGTTTTGATGAAACGTACCCGTGGGAACATCCGCTTGATCGCCATATGGAAGGGAATACAGCGGCGCATATGAAGGCAAGCACGGTCGGTGCGTCGCAGCATGTCATTATTACGAACGGCAAGCTTCTTTTGGGGAGATGGCAAGGAATTTACTTTTGCGAATACGATGGTCCGCGCCGACGGACGTTTTATGTGAAAGTCGTTGAGGGGTAA
- a CDS encoding PTS fructose transporter subunit IIABC, whose product MKITDLLTKEAMILHLQAKTKEEVIDELVAKLQEAGILRDAQAFKEAIFAREAQSTTGVGDGIAIPHAKTAAVKRPAVAFGRSDSGIDYDALDGKPSRLFFMIAAPEGVDNTHLEALARLSSMLMDSSFRAQIESASSEEEIIRLIAEKEGEREVENTPVSPSKRPKVIAVTACPTGIAHTYMAADSLKAKAAEMDVEMKVETNGSSGVKNKLTKQDIEDAVAVIVAADKQVEMERFKGKHVIQVPVAQAIRNPKELIEQALKQDAPIYQGSGMKEATMEGKARTGFYKHLMNGVSNMLPFVVGGGILIAISFIFGIKAFDPKDPSYHPIAKALMDIGGGNAFALMIPVLAGFIAMSIADRPGFAPGMVGGFMAANGGAGFLGGLIAGFLAGYLVVGLKKLFSRLPQSLEGIKPVLLYPLFGIFITGIIMMYVIIDPVKALNEALKHWLENMGTANLVLLGAILGGMMAVDMGGPINKAAFTFGIAMIDAGNYAPHAAIMAGGMVPPLGLALATTFFKKKFTKAEREAGKTCYIMGATFITEGAIPFAAADPVRVIPSIIVGSAVSGALTMLFKIGLPAPHGGIFVIPIVKGNPLLYVFAILVGAIVTALMVGLWKKEVEE is encoded by the coding sequence ATGAAAATTACCGATTTGCTTACAAAAGAGGCGATGATTCTTCATCTTCAAGCGAAAACAAAAGAAGAGGTAATTGACGAGCTTGTCGCAAAATTACAAGAAGCAGGAATATTGCGCGATGCACAAGCGTTTAAAGAAGCGATTTTTGCGCGCGAAGCGCAAAGCACGACAGGTGTCGGCGATGGGATTGCCATTCCGCATGCGAAAACAGCTGCGGTAAAGCGACCTGCCGTAGCGTTTGGCCGTTCCGATAGTGGCATTGATTATGATGCGCTTGATGGAAAACCAAGCCGTTTGTTTTTTATGATCGCGGCGCCGGAAGGAGTGGACAATACGCATTTGGAAGCGCTTGCCCGCTTATCGTCGATGTTAATGGATTCCTCTTTCCGCGCACAGATTGAAAGCGCTTCAAGTGAAGAGGAAATTATTCGCTTGATTGCAGAAAAGGAAGGAGAAAGAGAGGTAGAAAATACGCCTGTTTCGCCGTCGAAACGTCCAAAAGTTATCGCCGTTACCGCCTGCCCGACGGGAATCGCTCATACGTATATGGCGGCGGACTCATTAAAAGCAAAAGCCGCAGAAATGGATGTAGAAATGAAAGTGGAAACAAACGGTTCTAGCGGTGTAAAAAATAAGTTGACGAAACAAGATATCGAAGATGCGGTTGCCGTCATCGTTGCAGCGGATAAGCAAGTGGAAATGGAACGGTTCAAAGGAAAACATGTTATTCAAGTGCCGGTTGCGCAAGCGATTCGTAACCCGAAAGAGTTAATTGAGCAAGCTCTCAAGCAAGATGCGCCAATTTATCAAGGAAGCGGCATGAAAGAAGCAACAATGGAAGGAAAAGCGCGCACAGGATTTTATAAACATTTAATGAACGGGGTTTCCAACATGCTCCCGTTCGTTGTCGGCGGCGGTATTTTAATTGCGATATCATTTATTTTCGGCATTAAAGCGTTTGATCCGAAAGATCCGTCGTATCATCCAATCGCGAAAGCGCTCATGGATATCGGTGGTGGAAACGCGTTTGCGTTGATGATTCCGGTGCTTGCCGGTTTCATTGCCATGAGCATTGCCGATCGCCCAGGTTTTGCCCCGGGAATGGTGGGCGGTTTCATGGCAGCAAACGGCGGAGCAGGATTTTTAGGCGGGCTAATCGCCGGATTTCTTGCCGGATATTTAGTCGTTGGCTTGAAGAAGCTATTTAGCCGTCTGCCACAGTCGCTTGAGGGGATCAAGCCAGTGTTGCTTTATCCGCTTTTTGGCATTTTCATTACAGGGATTATCATGATGTATGTCATCATCGATCCGGTGAAGGCGTTAAATGAAGCGTTGAAGCATTGGCTTGAAAATATGGGGACGGCAAATTTAGTTTTGCTTGGCGCGATTCTTGGCGGCATGATGGCGGTCGATATGGGCGGCCCGATTAACAAAGCGGCATTTACGTTTGGGATTGCCATGATTGATGCCGGCAACTATGCTCCGCACGCGGCGATCATGGCTGGAGGAATGGTGCCGCCGCTAGGGCTGGCGCTTGCGACGACATTTTTTAAAAAGAAATTTACCAAAGCGGAGCGTGAAGCTGGAAAGACATGCTATATCATGGGGGCGACATTTATCACAGAGGGGGCGATTCCGTTCGCAGCAGCCGATCCAGTGCGCGTCATCCCATCGATTATTGTCGGTTCTGCGGTGAGCGGGGCGCTGACGATGCTGTTTAAAATCGGCCTTCCAGCTCCGCACGGCGGAATTTTCGTTATTCCGATTGTCAAAGGAAACCCTCTATTATACGTATTTGCGATTTTAGTAGGCGCGATCGTTACTGCTTTGATGGTTGGTCTGTGGAAAAAAGAAGTGGAAGAATAA